In Cryptococcus deuterogattii R265 chromosome 4, complete sequence, a genomic segment contains:
- a CDS encoding conidiation-specific protein 6: protein MSEQHDHRVIGGYKAALNNPRVSDEAKQNASNAIDNYENRGNEAAEDVSNEVDNNTHHSNRAVGGYKATLKNPNVSDEAKQHAKEVLDQ from the exons ATGTCTGAGCAACACGACCACCGCGTTATTGGAGGCTACAAGGC CGCCCTCAACAACCCTCGAGTGTCTGATGAGGCCAAACAGAATGCTTCCAATGCCATCGACAACTATGAGAACCGTGGCAACGAAGCGGCCGAGGACGTCTCCAATGAAGTTGACAACAATACTCATCACTCCAATCGGGCGGTCGGGGGTTACAAGGC TACCTTGAAAAACCCCAACGTCTCTGACGAGGCTAAACAGCACGCTAAGGAGGTGCTTGATCAGTAA
- a CDS encoding mRNA 3'-end-processing protein RNA14: MSEENPTDIVHQLQSIDSIEQDLADTAAAVVDAASQSHPPQHAAQDQKFQSTLLDNAEAIESVLESAIPPAPGSSSTAGASDAIGDNSFTTSGPAPFPDPVVAPSAANDEIGDVIVVETETPTTTNVVEAVVNSENDGDIPIESTEQSSEQPTEQPTEQPTEQPTEQPTGQPTEQPAVEIPLAPQSTPAAPATSAVENVSITLEDTQHEQIVQAPVRIAHTEGPTLVVDMKTEEKPLIEHATWIPPQEIQSDVFLPEGLTEYSPSVSQNGELIKSWRADPSNPTLLLSLFNWAVQKTEVEDARAWYRVLAVDNPTATQPLLALINLELALSNFAEVEAIFASTLKGSAGITTAADVSIWTAYLHYIRRQNPLTEGSANAADVRSTITEAYEFALRECGFDRESGDIWDEYIKFVATGPATNQWETQAKNDNLRKIYQRAVCIPLNNIEALWKSYDNFESSLNKLTAKKYLAEKSPAYMTARTALRELRALSDPIPKPILPPYPTFTEQDRLIVGAWKAYLRWEEGNPLVIENHTMLQSRIGYALRKCLGEMRHFAELWHYVASYYSKLGKQDEAAEILEAGVNACPKSFLLTFAYAELQEERKAFLTCHSLYTTLISKLNPEVDELRQSVAREVEIARGPPIPGSEKAAAAAAVGDSIDVDGNDISDIQRLVEEREQRGELVAQRRGKDIEELMIGISVVWIMYMRFARRAEGIKAARGVFGKARKSPHLTWHVFEASALMEYHTNKDAAVAIRIFELGLKQFSEDVDYVIKYLQFLLSINDDNNARALFERSAVRVTGDKARPLWDAWARYEYTYGDLSAVHKLEARFSEVFPEDAPLKRFAQRWSYNGIDQIAIRDLGFNRARMGVPILPASTIAPTLPPPTASITAPVVVPAPVQPPQESYKRPAPEDITPRQPSSTEFSRSPKRHRAQSPPRRYAERDDRPPAGRYRDSLPPVKAPSSIPPAHLGAGSTFATPPSGGYGGDKDRSGLEKPLAWFMAQLPNARSFDGPIFRPDDIMKLFGGLSLPGAGMPPAPPISRGPAQPPMQSRGYYEPERDRRYGGNRGGRY, encoded by the exons ATGTCAGAAGAAAATCCCACAGACATCGTTCACCAGCTGCAATCAATAGACTCCATTGAGCAAGACCTCGCAGACACAGCTGCTGCCGTCGTCGATGCTGCCTCCCAAAGCCATCCCCCTCAACATGCTGCACAAGATCAAAAATTCCAGTCGACCTTGCTGGACAATGCAGAGGCAATAGAGTCTGTCCTTGAAAGTGCCATACCGCCAGCTCCaggctcatcatccaccgCGGGCGCATCTGATGCCATTGGAGATAACAGTTTTACCACGTCTGGTCCTGCTCCTTTTCCCGACCCCGTCGTTGCGCCATCTGCTGCAAATGACGAAATTGGAGACGTGATTGTCGTTGAAACCGAAACTCCAACAACTACAAATGTCGTAGAGGCAGTTGTAAACTCAGAAAATGATGGTGATATCCCGATAGAGTCCACAGAGCAGTCCTCAGAACAGCCCACAGAACAGCCCACAGAACAGCCCACAGAACAACCCACAGAACAGCCCACAGGACAACCCACAGAACAACCTGCTGTCGAAATACCGCTTGCGCCCCAATCCACTCCTGCTGCACCTGCCACATCTGCCGTTGAGAATGTCTCGATTACCTTGGAAGATACTCAGCATGAGCAAATAGTGCAAGCACCTGTCCGAATTGCTCATACGGAGGGTCCGACGCTTGTGGTCGACATGAAAACAGAAGAAAAACCTCTGATAGAACACGCCACATGGATACCACCTCAAGAAATCCAGTCTGATGTCTTCCTCCCGGAAGGTCTGACGGAATATTCTCCAAGTGTGAGCCAAAACGGCGAACTGATAAAATCTTGGCGTGCTG ATCCTAGCAACCCGACTTTGTTActttctcttttcaacTGGGCCGTTCAAAAaacagaggtggaggatgcTAGGGCTTGGTATCGGGTTCTGGCGGTGGATAATCCGACTGCG ACCCAACCGCTGCTCGCTTTAATCAATTTAGAGTTAGCCCTTTCCAACTTTGCCGAAGTAGAGGCCATCTTTGCTAGTACACTCAAGGGAAGCGCTGGGATCACAACCGCGGCTGACGTTAGTATTTGGACGGCGTATCTCCATTACATCCGACGACAAAATCCTCTTACTGAGGGTTCAGCCAATGCTGCTGATGTCAGATCAACGATCACCGAGGCCTACGAGTTTGCGCTCCGAGAATGTGGATTTGACCGAGAGAGCGGAGATATCTGGGATGAATACATCAAGTTTGTTGCAACTGGTCCT GCTACCAATCAATGGGAAACGCAAGCCAAAAATGATAACCTTCGAAAGATCTATCAGCGAGCTGTTTGCATACCCCTCAACAATATTGAAGCCCTATGGAAGTCTTACGACAATTTTGAATCATCTCTCAATAAGCTTACAGCCAAGAAATATCTCGCCGAGAAGTCTCCTGCTTATATGACAGCTCGTACGGCCCTTCGTGAGCTTCGTGCGCTTTCGGACCCCATCCCTAAACCGATATTACCCCCGTATCCCACTTTCACAGAACAGGACAGACTGATTGTTGGTGCTTGGAAAGCATATCtgagatgggaagaagggaatcCACTGGTTATTGAGAATCACACGATGTTGCAATCCAGGATTGGGTATGCATTAAGAAAGTGTTTGGGTGAGATGAGACATTTTGCAGAGCTTTGGCACTACGTGGCTAGCTATTACTCCAAGTTGGGTAAACAAGACGAGGCTGCAGAGATTCTCGAAGCCGGTGTGAACGCTTGTCCTAAAAG CTTTCTTCTCACGTTTGCCTATGCTGAACTTCAAGAAGAGCGCAAAGCTTTCCTGACTTGTCATTCACTCTATACTACCCTCATCTCTAAGTTGAATCCTGAAGTCGACGAGCTCCGCCAAAGCGTCGCTCGTGAAGTTGAGATTGCTCGCGGCCCCCCTATCCCCGGATCTGAAAAGGCTGCAGCAGCCGCCGCCGTTGGTGACAGCATTGACGTTGACGGTAATGATATCAGTGATATCCAGAGGCTCGTAGAAGAACGAGAACAGAGAGGGGAGCTTGTCGCtcaaaggagagggaaagataTCGAAGAACTGATGATTGGCATAAGTGTGGTGTGGATAATGTACATGAGGTTTGCTCGCAGGGCAGAG GGTATCAAAGCCGCTAGAGGGGTATTTGGAAAGGCTCGAAAGTCACCTCATCTCACGTGGCACGTATTTGAAGCATCAG CTTTAATGGAATATCACACCAATAAGGACGCTGCTGTTGCTATTAGGATTTTCGAGTTGGGTTTGAAGCAGTTCTCCGAGGATGTTGATTATGTGATCAAATACCTTCAGTTCCTTTTGTCGATCAACGACGATAACA ACGCTCGAGCTCTCTTTGAACGTTCGGCTGTCAGGGTTACTGGCGACAAGGCTCGACCTCTGTGGGACGCTTGGGCTCGCTATGAATACACGTACGGTGATCTGTCTGCGGTACACAAACTTGAAGCTCGTTTCTCTGAAGTCTTTCCCGAGGATGCCCCTCTCAAGCGTTTTGCGCAAAGATGGTCGTATAACGGAATCGATCAAATTGCTATTCGGGATCTTGGCTTCAACCGTGCTCGAATGGGCGTTCCTATACTTCCTGCATCCACCATCGCCCCTACGCTTCCGCCGCCTACTGCTTCTATTACCGCCCCTGTTGTTGTCCCTGCCCCAGTACAGCCTCCTCAAGAATCCTATAAACGTCCTGCTCCCGAAGATATCACCCCACGACAGCCTTCCTCTACAGAATTCTCCCGTTCCCCGAAACGTCATCGGGCACAGTCTCCCCCTCGCCGTTATGCTGAGCGTGATGACCGTCCTCCTGCAGGCCGATATCGTGATTCACTCCCGCCTGTCAAGGCTCCATCAAGTATTCCACCAGCTCATCTTGGTGCAGGATCAACATTTGCAACGCCTCCCAGTGGAGGATATGGGGGCGACAAAGATAGGAGTGGTCTAGAAAAGCCTTTGGCATGGTTCATGGCACAACTGCCCAATGCTCGTTCATTTGATG GTCCTATTTTCCGTCCTGACGATATAATGAAGCTTTTCGGCGGACTTTCTCTGCCAGGTGCAGGTATGCCGCCTGCACCTCCTATCAGCAGAGGTCCCGCCCAACCGCCTATGCAAAGTAGAGGATATTATGAAC CTGAAAGGGACAGAAGATATGGAGGAAACAGAGGCGGAAGATACTGA